One Leuconostoc kimchii IMSNU 11154 genomic window carries:
- a CDS encoding type I restriction endonuclease subunit R yields the protein MAEDKFEQALIDKLKSEGWEYLTDYSGVTVDRLYDHWRDILNANNRKRLEDTPLSDNEFEQVKLELTKNKTPYDAQLMLAGAGGVGTVPLNRDDGTQLELEIFYGDEVAGGRSRYEVVNQITFTDLATSLSSKRRIDIMLLINGLPVAHIEEKDESLQNQWNAFEQFQKYDGDGMYTGLFSFVQVQFVLSQNSAHYFARPKSSDSYNRDFAFGWRDDAGKDVTNTMTFIHEVMGIPALHRLVTVNMIPDAANDNLMVMRSYQIQATRQILDRMREMDQNDVIEKEGGYVWHTTGSGKTVTSFKVAQLLASRPRVEDVLFIVDRVDLVNQTYENFKSFAYKTFENRIQVVNGSELKRALKHDNTAHIYLITVQGLDKAIKSGLASNRRMVILMDEAHRSASGDAVSRIKQALPKTTWFGFTGTPNFYSDEVHDVKTSKDISTYDIFGPRLHRYTIKDAIGDGNVLGFDVTYYETDFEHDMDSGLTEKELEKEVYASLPFRQAVVADIQRNWATNASGPINMGVREPNQFQGMLAVSGKQAVASYYSLFKQLAPELRVAMTYSRDEANGTGASDLQAALKQAMQDYMTFYGTRNFLEDKDPQRAYLNDMTKRIARKKPYNKGNDADRLDLIIVSDQLLTGFDSKFVNIIYMDKILGEGPLIQAMSRTNRTIDKTAKPHGKVRFYRQGAVMEEKVKDALVIYTKGGNDTLADAGNTPDDQEQKELFDEGILAPKAADKIIDLNPQIKRLQQLAADDFSQMPRSEKEQVEFAVTAAQVNSQVQQLVQQGYVLGNSVDGPEGPITLGIESATQLSSLQARMNDVNEVLPADKQVDLTNIKLVLQSFANEIIDYDKLVDLLNAYMDEVSFANRAAVEEHVQPLDQDNREEIGQVLDGIEQGEYTEPFTTETLKSVRKAIRTAQQDLKIYKWAADHDYNGNDILAAYELYRPGIPLVDNTALNQYLQDLESRLDIGFFELADFEESLLNYFAKITKK from the coding sequence ATGGCGGAAGATAAATTTGAACAAGCTTTAATTGACAAGCTAAAGAGTGAAGGTTGGGAATATCTCACAGATTATTCTGGTGTAACAGTTGATCGGTTATATGATCACTGGCGAGATATTCTGAATGCCAACAATCGTAAACGACTAGAAGATACGCCGTTATCTGATAATGAGTTTGAACAAGTGAAGTTGGAACTAACGAAGAATAAAACGCCGTATGATGCGCAACTCATGTTGGCGGGTGCGGGTGGTGTTGGGACCGTACCGTTGAATCGTGATGATGGGACGCAGCTAGAACTTGAAATATTCTATGGTGATGAAGTGGCTGGGGGGCGTTCGCGTTATGAAGTCGTTAACCAAATTACGTTTACGGATTTAGCAACGAGTCTAAGCTCTAAGCGTCGAATTGATATCATGTTGCTGATTAACGGGCTACCTGTGGCCCACATTGAAGAAAAAGATGAGTCCTTGCAAAACCAATGGAATGCATTTGAGCAATTCCAAAAGTATGACGGTGACGGCATGTACACGGGACTCTTTTCTTTTGTTCAAGTGCAGTTTGTCTTGTCGCAAAATTCAGCGCACTATTTTGCACGACCAAAGAGTAGCGACTCTTATAACCGTGATTTCGCCTTTGGCTGGCGTGATGATGCCGGTAAGGATGTCACAAATACGATGACCTTTATTCATGAGGTGATGGGTATTCCAGCTTTACACCGCTTAGTAACTGTGAATATGATTCCGGATGCAGCCAATGATAACTTAATGGTCATGCGCTCGTATCAGATTCAAGCCACACGTCAGATTTTAGATCGTATGCGCGAAATGGATCAAAATGATGTGATTGAAAAAGAAGGGGGCTACGTTTGGCACACCACTGGTTCTGGTAAAACGGTCACGTCATTTAAAGTGGCGCAACTACTGGCTTCACGACCAAGGGTTGAAGATGTTTTGTTTATTGTGGATCGGGTTGACTTAGTCAATCAGACCTATGAAAACTTTAAGTCATTTGCCTATAAGACCTTTGAAAATCGGATTCAAGTGGTGAATGGGAGTGAACTAAAGCGTGCGCTTAAGCACGACAATACGGCCCATATTTATTTGATTACAGTACAAGGCTTGGATAAGGCCATTAAATCAGGTCTGGCCTCTAATAGGCGGATGGTTATTTTAATGGATGAGGCCCACCGATCAGCCAGTGGTGATGCCGTCAGCCGAATTAAACAAGCGTTACCCAAAACCACTTGGTTTGGGTTTACAGGGACGCCTAATTTTTATAGCGATGAAGTCCATGACGTGAAAACCTCTAAGGATATTTCAACCTATGATATTTTCGGGCCGCGTTTACACCGGTATACGATTAAGGACGCTATTGGTGACGGTAACGTCCTTGGGTTTGATGTGACGTATTATGAGACTGATTTTGAACACGATATGGATAGTGGTTTAACTGAAAAGGAACTGGAAAAAGAAGTATATGCCAGTCTGCCATTCCGCCAAGCGGTTGTGGCAGATATTCAGCGTAATTGGGCTACGAATGCTAGCGGACCAATTAACATGGGGGTCCGTGAGCCTAATCAGTTCCAAGGTATGTTAGCCGTATCAGGTAAGCAAGCCGTTGCTTCTTACTACAGTCTCTTTAAGCAACTAGCACCTGAATTACGGGTGGCTATGACGTATTCTCGCGATGAAGCCAATGGGACGGGGGCGTCAGATTTACAAGCTGCTTTAAAGCAAGCGATGCAAGACTACATGACGTTCTACGGCACACGTAATTTCTTAGAGGACAAGGATCCACAACGGGCGTACCTCAATGATATGACCAAGCGCATTGCCCGTAAGAAACCTTATAACAAGGGTAATGATGCCGATCGATTGGACTTGATTATTGTGTCAGATCAATTATTAACAGGATTTGATTCAAAATTCGTTAATATCATCTACATGGATAAGATTTTGGGTGAAGGCCCCTTGATTCAAGCGATGTCCCGCACTAATCGGACGATTGATAAGACAGCTAAGCCTCATGGCAAAGTGCGTTTTTATCGTCAAGGTGCGGTCATGGAAGAAAAAGTGAAGGATGCGTTGGTTATCTATACAAAGGGTGGGAATGATACCTTAGCGGATGCGGGTAATACCCCGGATGATCAGGAACAAAAAGAGTTGTTTGATGAAGGAATTTTGGCGCCTAAGGCAGCTGATAAAATTATCGACTTGAACCCCCAAATCAAGCGTTTGCAGCAGTTAGCAGCCGATGATTTTTCACAGATGCCGCGTTCTGAAAAAGAACAAGTCGAGTTTGCCGTGACAGCGGCTCAAGTCAACTCGCAGGTGCAACAATTAGTGCAACAAGGATATGTCTTGGGGAACTCTGTTGATGGACCAGAAGGACCTATCACGCTAGGCATTGAGAGTGCAACGCAGCTCAGCTCATTGCAAGCACGCATGAACGATGTGAATGAAGTCTTACCAGCTGACAAGCAAGTTGATTTAACGAATATCAAGCTGGTGTTGCAATCCTTTGCGAATGAAATTATTGATTACGATAAACTAGTCGATTTATTGAATGCGTATATGGATGAAGTCAGTTTTGCCAACCGTGCAGCCGTTGAAGAGCATGTACAGCCCTTAGATCAAGATAATCGTGAAGAGATTGGACAAGTCTTAGATGGTATCGAACAAGGGGAGTATACGGAGCCTTTTACAACTGAAACCCTCAAGTCAGTCCGTAAGGCGATCCGCACTGCGCAACAAGACTTAAAAATTTACAAATGGGCAGCCGACCATGATTACAATGGCAACGATATTCTAGCAGCTTACGAGCTATACCGCCCCGGCATTCCATTAGTTGATAACACGGCGCTGAATCAATATTTACAAGACTTAGAGAGTCGCTTGGACATTGGCTTCTTTGAGCTAGCTGACTTTGAAGAGTCACTACTGAACTACTTTGCTAAAATCACCAAAAAATAA